GTGAGGATTTTTTTTCTTAAGTCTATGGAATATGCTGCTGCCATCTCTATAATTTTTTTATTACCTCTCTACTTTACCCTTATTGTGGTACATCTGATTGCAATTTGCTGTAAAAGTGTGAAATGCCTTTTGCGATGCCAAAAACAGCGCGATCGCCCATTGCGGTAAGTTGGTGTTGACTGTAGTAATTAGTGGGGCGATCGCGCTTTTGTTTAGTTTTGAGTGAAAGCGATCGCGCATACTAGAATTCAGACACCTGCATTGGTTAAAGTAGCGCCATGTCTGTAGCAAGAACAAAGAGCTTAAGATTACAAGTTGTCTGTGCGCGATCGCAAGCAGTTAGATAGTTGGTAGGGTGGGCGAATGTCCACCTAATTTTTTGTAGAATACGTTTGATAAACCTGATTGAAGACGCGATAGCTTGCGCTGCTGCTTGTCAGCAGATCGCACCCCCCCCTCAAGTTCCCTAATGAACTGTTGGAAGCAATGTTCTAGCCTGGAATGGCAAGAATCCAATTAGATAAAGGGAACAAGCGATGGGACTGACAAGAATGCTTTTCGACACCCTGCTGTAAGACGCAACTTTTATTTAGAATCCTCAGTCAAGAACTACTACTGGGCGCAAGCTATATTTATCGCATCTGTAGAAGGATTTACGCCTATCTTTCCTTAATGTGGCGAATCCTGCAAAAAGTATCAAAAATCGTGCGCGAGGACAGGAGAGGATTTGAATACCACAGCTAGCCATTTTCTAGTAACGATCTGAACCGTGATGCAGTTGCCCATTGATATAAAATACAAATTCTTAAGGGTTTTAGTGAGTTAAACGGCTAAAATTCGGTATAATTGCTGAACTTTGGAAAGTTAGAGTATCGTACTTTCAATGACGGTATCGTCGAGTTTTCCGCCCTGTACATTGTCTTGATAAACAGCCTCTAATATCTATGAGTCAGACTTTAAAACACCTACTTGCCCGGTTGCCATACGCTAGGAAGCTACACAGAACCTTTAGTGCATTTGCAACAGTTATGGATCAAGGTGCTTTCTCGGCAGGGCATTACTACTCGCCAGTACCAAAGCGAAGTGAAGTATTGGCATACCTTGAGTCCTTAAAAGAAGAAGAAATAGAACTTCCAGATATTAATCTGAACAAAGAGGGACAAGCTAACCTTCTTGAGGTATTTCAAACCTTTTACAAAGATTTACCCTTTGGTGAAGAACGAACTTCGGATTTACGTTACTACTTCTCACAATGGTGGTTTTGTTATGCGGATGCAATATTCCTTTATTCTTTCTTAAGACACACTAACCCAAAAAGAATTATCGAGGTTGGATCGGGCTTCTCTTCAGCAGTTATTCTTGATACAGCCGACAAGTTCTTACCTCACTATCCTGAAATTACGTTTATTGAGCCTTACCCCGATCGCCTTAAAAATTTACTCAAACCTCAAGACTTTGAGAGATGTAAGCTTTTGGAAACCAAGGTTCAAGAAGTGCCCCTTAGCATTTTTACTTCATTACGTGCTGGAGATCTTTTATTCATTGACTCAAGCCATGTTGTAAAGTGCGCGAGCGACTTGCAATTCTTGATGTTTAAAGTATTGCCTCAATTACCAGTAGGAGTTTTTGTACATTTTCATGATGTATTCTATCCCTTTGAATATCCGGGGGAATGGCTGCTTGAGGGTAGATATTGGAACGAAAATTACTTCTTACGCTCTTTTCTTGCGTATAACAATGAATGGGAAATTTATTTTTTTAACACCTATGTGGCCAAAGTTTTTAACCAATTCCTTGCAGATAAAATGCCCCTTTGCTTAAAGAATACTGGGGGAAGCATTTATATTCAAAGAGTTGGAAAAGGCTAACAAAAGCATAGATTGGACGGCTTGGTAAACTTTGGCTTTATTTCAGCGCGATCGCCCATTGCCGTAGGTTGGTTTTGACTGTAGTATGTAATTACGCGATCGCGCTTTTGTGTAGTGTTGAGTTGTAGGTTATGTCAACAAAAACATATTTCTTAGTGCGATCGCACTCAATCAATCGCAGCCCATCTCCATATAGCAGCTTGCCATTAGATTATGTAACCCATCCAACCCATCGATATGAACAAGGATAGCTTTTACCTAAGAACGAGTAAACACAATAGGAACTGGCAGTGGATGCGATCGCCCTCCACATACTGACAAGAGCGATCGCGAAGGACAGCTACGCTTCACGCACCTGCTCTTCACGCCACCCAAACTTACGCCACCCAGCAAGAAAGGTGAGAGAGGCTTTATGTGCGATCGCCGTTTGGGACGGTTCGCTTAGGTGAGCGCTAGGAGAGCATCGACAGCAGCGTCCTCACCCATCATCGAAATACTTTCAATGTTGCGTTTCTCCTGGCAGCTTTACAAACTCTGTAATTTACCTGGAGATATACTGAAGTTTTCAGTTTATTCACGCTCCTAATAGATAATATCAATATAATTTCCGCCTAGTAAACAGTCCGACTGCTTTATCTTTGGGTCTGTGGTGGCTGTAATTCAAGGTTATTTGTTGGTTTTTAGCATCTTTTACCTTAGTAAGTTATAGCTTGAGAACCGCTCTAAGCAGAAAGATAATATTAACAATTATTGCAG
Above is a genomic segment from Microcoleus sp. FACHB-831 containing:
- a CDS encoding class I SAM-dependent methyltransferase, translating into MSQTLKHLLARLPYARKLHRTFSAFATVMDQGAFSAGHYYSPVPKRSEVLAYLESLKEEEIELPDINLNKEGQANLLEVFQTFYKDLPFGEERTSDLRYYFSQWWFCYADAIFLYSFLRHTNPKRIIEVGSGFSSAVILDTADKFLPHYPEITFIEPYPDRLKNLLKPQDFERCKLLETKVQEVPLSIFTSLRAGDLLFIDSSHVVKCASDLQFLMFKVLPQLPVGVFVHFHDVFYPFEYPGEWLLEGRYWNENYFLRSFLAYNNEWEIYFFNTYVAKVFNQFLADKMPLCLKNTGGSIYIQRVGKG